The following proteins are encoded in a genomic region of Deinococcus betulae:
- a CDS encoding tellurite resistance TerB family protein, producing the protein MGFLNKLKKLAQDGSDLAQQNVARFQNAGFADATMAACALISAADGSVSPEERRKTAGFIMSSDKLKAFDTNKLRTRYDEYCGKLDTDFDFGKIELMQVVGKIKKPEEARAVIQLAIVIGNADGTFDEHEQKVVRELVHALKLDPAEFDL; encoded by the coding sequence ATGGGATTCCTGAATAAACTCAAGAAGCTGGCTCAAGACGGCTCGGACCTGGCGCAGCAGAATGTGGCCCGCTTTCAGAACGCCGGGTTTGCCGACGCCACCATGGCGGCCTGCGCCCTGATCAGTGCGGCCGACGGCTCGGTCAGCCCCGAGGAGCGCCGCAAGACCGCCGGTTTCATCATGTCCAGCGACAAGCTCAAGGCATTTGACACCAACAAGCTCCGCACCCGCTACGACGAGTACTGCGGCAAGCTGGACACCGATTTCGATTTTGGCAAGATCGAACTCATGCAGGTGGTCGGCAAGATTAAAAAGCCCGAAGAAGCCCGCGCCGTGATTCAGCTGGCCATCGTGATCGGCAATGCGGACGGCACCTTTGACGAGCACGAGCAGAAGGTCGTGCGCGAACTGGTCCACGCCCTGAAACTCGACCCCGCCGA